In Sphingomonas profundi, the sequence GTCCTCCGCCAGGCGGAACAGGCGCGGGCGGGGATTGCCGGGCTGGCCGTGCGGCGTCAGCGTGCCGACCTCGACGAAGCCGAAGCCCAGGCCCAGCATCGCATCCGGCACCTGCGCATCCTTGTCGAACCCGGCGGCGAGCCCGATCGGCGTCGGGAAGTCGAGGCCGGCGACGCGACTCGCCAGCACCGGCGAGGGTGACGGCGGCGTGCGCGCGGGCCGCAGGCGCAGCGCGGCGATCGTCGCGCGATGCGCCCGCTCCGCATCGAGTCGAAAGATCAGCGGGCGGACGAGACTGTAGGCACTCATGCGCGCGCCTATGGCCCAGCAGCCCCGGCAAAGCGACCCCGCCGATCGCCCGCCAGATCACGCCAAATCGGCGCAAACCCGAAAATCGCACAATGCTGTGTCGATTTTATCCAATGCAATCGGGGCGCCCGGGCATAGAAGGCCGCTGCGACCCGAAGGGCCTCCATGAACTTGGAGGACCTTTAACTCTTGGCCCGGCCGATCTGATCGGCCGGGCCATTTTTTTCGCATGACAGCGCGCCCGATCGATGCGACCGATCCCGCGGATCACATGTCGAACGGGGATTTGGTGGTCATGCGCATCAGACCGCCCAAGGCCGCAACCAGCATCGGCCTGCGCTATTTCGAGCCGGCGGCGGATCTGCGCGCGCTGGTGTCCTCCTACTATGTCTTCCGCGCCGACATGCCGCGCTTCGCCGATGTGATGCGCGCCGATATCGGCCAGCTGCGCTTCCTGCTGCGCGGCCAGGGCAGCTACTTCCTGGGCGGCGATCCGGTCCCCAGCCCGGAGGTGTGCCTGCTCGGCCCCAGCTTCGCCGCCACCCGCTTCGAGGTGGCCGGCCCGCTGCTCGTCTTCGGCATCGGCCTGCACCCGGCCGGCTGGGCCGCGCTGGTGCGCGACGATGCCAGCCTGCACGCCGATCGCGTCAGCTGCGCGATCGAGCGGTTCGGCTCGATGCTGGCCGATGCGCTCGATGCGATGCGCGCCGTCCACGATGCGCGCACGATGGTGGGGATCGCCGATGTGGTGATGCGCGCCCTCAAGTCCCGCGCGACCGAGCCGCCGACCAACTTCACGCGGGTGACGGATGCGTGGCTGACGGGGGCCACCGATCCCAGCGTCGACGCGCTCGTGGCCGAGCTCGGCATCTCGGCGCGGCAGGTGGAGCGGCTCGCCAAGCGCATCTACGGTGCGCCGCCCAAGCTGCTCGCGCGCAAATATCGCTGCCTGCGCGCCGCCTCGCTGATCGGCACCAGCGCGGTGCACTGGTCTGACGCGGCCGGCGACGCCTTCTTCGACCAGTCCCACTTCATCCGCGATTTCAAGCGTTTCACTGGCCTCACCCCCAGCCAGTTCCAGCGCGATCCGCCGCCCGTCACCCGGCTGACGCTGCAGCGCCGGGAGCTGAGCGGCGAGATCGCGTCCCTCGCGCGGGTGAGCTGAACCGGCATTTCGCCGGCGAAATCGCCACATTATGGCTTGAGCGGGATCAAGCTGCGGTGCAGCATCGGCGGCATGAGCAAGTCCCCAATCGCGCAGAATCCCGACATCCGCTATCTCGGCCGCCAGCTGGGCGACGTGATCCGCGCCTATGGCGGCGAGGCGCTGTTCCGGCGAATCGAATATATCCGCTCCACCTCGGTCGATCGCCATCGCGGCATCGTGGCGGCGGATGCGATCGATCCGGGGCTGGAGGCGCTGACCCTGGACGATACGCTCGCCTTCGTGCGCGGCTTCATGCTGTTCTCGATGCTGGCGAACCTGGCCGAGGATCGCCAGGGCGTGGCGACCGAGCCCGGCGCCGATCTCGCCGCCGCCGTGGCGCGGCTGGGCAAGGAGGGCGTCGGCCGCGATCAGGTGATCGCGCTGCTGGAACGCGCCCTCGTCGTGCCGGTGCTCACCGCCCACCCCACCGAGGTGCGGCGCAAGAGCATGATCGATCACCGCAACCACATCGCCGCGCTGATGGCGCTGAAGGATCAGGGGCACGACGAGACGCCGGACGGCGAGATGGTGGACGATTCGATCCGCCGCCAGATCGCCCTGCTGTGGCAGACCCGGCCGCTGCGGCGCGAGCGGCTGTACGTGGCCGACGAGATCGAGACCGCGCTGGCCTATATGCGCGACATCTTCCTGCCGGTGATCCCCGCGCTACACGGCCGCTGGAAGCGCGCGCTCGGCACCCGCGCGCCCAGCTTCCTGCGGCTGGGCAACTGGATCGGCGGCGATCGCGACGGCAACCCCAACGTCAATGCCGATACGCTGCGCTACGCGCTGCGCCGCCAGTCGGAAGTGCTGCTCGGCCATTATCTGGAGATGCTGCACGGCCTTGGCGCCGAGCTCTCGATCTCCACCGAATTGTCCGAGGTGACGCCCGAGGTGATGGCGCTGGCGGAGGCCAGCCACGATCCGTCCGCCGCCCGCCGCGACGAGCCCTATCGCCGCGCGCTCAGCGGCATGTACGCGCGGCTGGCCGCGAATTATGAGGCGATCGCCGGTCGCAAGCCGGCCCGACCCGGCGCGGTGGCGGCCGAGCCCTATCCCGGGCCGGAGGCGTTGCGCGCCGACCTGGTGGAGATCGGCCACGCGGTGAAGAAGGGCGGCGGCGGCGCGCTGGCGAACGGCGGCGCGATCGGCCGGCTGATCCGCGCGGTGGACACGTTCGGCTTCCACCTCGCCACGCTCGACCTGCGGCAGAATGCCGACGTGCACGAGCGGGTGGTGGCGGAGCTGCTGAAGGTCGCCGGCGTCGCGCCCGACTATCTGTCGCTGGACGAGGAAGCGCGCGTCGCCCTGCTCCGCGCGTCGCTGGCCGACGGCCGGCTGCTCTCCATCCCCTATGCCGACTATTCGGACGAGACGACGTCGGAGATGGCGATCGTGCGCGCCGCCGCCGAGGCGCACGCCCGCTACGGCCCGCAATCGATCACCACCTACAACATCTCCAAGGCGGAGAGCGTATCGGACCTGCTGGAGGTCCACGTCATGCTGAAGGAGGCGGGCCTGTTCCGTCCGGGCACCGGCGACGGGGCGCCCACCGCCGCCATCATGGTGGTGCCGCTGTTCGAGACGATCGGCGATCTGGAGAATGCGCCGAAGGTGATGACCGACTGGTTCGCGCTGCCCGAGGGCGCCGCCATCACCCGCACACGCGGCCATCAGGAGGTGATGGTCGGCTACTCCGATTCGAACAAGGATGGCGGCTATCTCACCTCTGTCTGGTCGCTGCACCGCGCCAGCCGCGCGCTGGCACCGGTGTTCGCCAAGGCCGGCGTCGCGATGCAGCTGTTCCATGGCCGCGGCGGCGCCGTGGGGCGTGGCGGCGGATCGTCCTTTGCCGCGATTCGCGCGCAGCCGCCCGGCACCGTCGCCGGCCGCATCCGCATCACCGAGCAGGGCGAGGTGATCGCCGCCAAATACGGCACGCGGGAGAGCGCGATCGCCAATCTGGAGGCGATGGCGTCCGCCACCCTCCTCGCCTCGCTGGAGGCGCCGTCGCTGCCGCAGGCCGATTTCGAGCGCTACTCCGTGGCGATGGACGCCATCTCGCAGGCCGCCTTCACCGCCTATCGCGATCTCGTCTACGGTACGGAGGGGTTCCGCACCTTCTTCCGCCAGATGACGCCGATCGCGGAGATCGCCACCCTGAAGATCGGCTCCCGCCCGGCCAGCCGCACCAAGAGCGACCGCATCGAGGATCTGCGCGCCATTCCGTGGGTGTTCAGCTGGGCGCAGGCGCGGGTGATGCTGCCCGGCTGGTACGGCGTCGGCCAGGCGCTGAAGGGCTTCGCCGATCAGGCGCTGCTGCGCGAGATGCTGGATGCCTGGCCGTTCCTGCAGGCGACGCTCGCCAATCTGGAGATGGTGCTGGCGAAATCGGACATGGGCATCGCCAGCCACTATGTGCCGCTGGTCGAGGATCAGGCGATGGCGCAGGCCACGTTCGGCCGCATCCGCGACGGCTGGCAGACGACGCGGGACTGTCTGCTCTCGATCACCCGCCAGACGCGCCTGCTGGAGAAGAGCCCCTCGCTCGACAATTCGATCCGGCTGCGGCTGCCCTATATCGAGCCGCTCAACCACCTCCAGATCGAGCTGCTCAAGCGCCACCGCGCCGGCGAGGAGGACGAGCGCATCCGCGAGGGCATCCAGCTCTCGATCAACGCCATCGCCACGGCGCTGCGGAACAGCGGGTGAAGCCCTATCGCGCCGGCTTCGCGGCCGGCGCCAGCGTGGCGGTGGCGACGATGCTCCGCGCCGCCGCGATGCCCGCATCGAAGAAGTGCAGCGCCGGCGCCTCGAACGCGATCATGTAGAGGCGGCCGCCGACGATGGCGGCCCACGCCTCGCCCCGGCGGACGACATCCTCCTCCGGGCGGGTGAAGCGGTAGGCGAAGTGGACGCCGTCGACGCCCGCGAACGGCACCGGCTCGATCAGGCCGACCTCCACCAGCGGCGTATCCAGTGCGATGCGGTAGCTCCGCTCCAGCAGCCCCGGCACATCGCTCAGCAGCATCGTCGCGGAAAAGGTGGGCAGCGGCTTCTGCTTCTTCGATACCTCGCGGATGATCGGCCGGCCGCTCTCGATGCCACCGTAGAAGGTCAGGTCGTTCAGCGTGTCGCCGTCCAGCGTCCACGTCTCGGCGGCACGGCCGGGTCGCGCGCCCAGCCGGTTCCACTCGGCGGCGGGCGTCACCGTCAGACCCGATTTCGCGACGGCCACGGCGCTGCCCGGCGTGACCAGCGTGTTGCCGGCGACGGCGGGGCAGGCGAACGCCAGCGCGGCGGCGAGAAGGACCAGGCGGAGCATCATCCTCTCCTTCACTGCTGCTGGACGAGGCTGCGCAGCATCGGCGCATCCTCGCAGTCGGGCTTGAGCTTCAGATATTCGGCGAGCGCCGCGCGCCCCTCGCCCGGCTGGCCGGAGCGGATCAGCGCGAGGCCGAGGCCCTTGTGCGCCAGCGGCTCGGCCGAGCCCTTCGCGATCGCCTCCCGGTAGAAACCGGCGGCGGCGACGAGATCGCGCGGGTTGCCGCGCATGCGGTAGAGCTCGGCGCGCGCGAACAGCAGGTCGGGCGACCAGCCGTCGGCGGCCAGCTGGTGCAGCAGATACTCGCTGCCGCCGAAGTCGTTGCGCTTCAGCTGATCGGCCAGGAACAGCGGACGCCATTGCGCCATCGCCGTGGCATAGGCGTCCGCCGCGTCCTCGCCGCCCTCGCCATTCTTCACCGCCAGCGCGCGCAGCGTCGTCTCCCGCTCCAGGTTCGTCGGGTGGGAGGCGAAGAACGAGACGCGATCGTAGCGCCGGCTCCGCTGTCCGCGCTGGGCGGCGGTGGCGTCCGCCTCGTCCATCATGCGCGCCCACACGTCCGCCGCGGCGCCCGCGCGATAGCGGGAGGCCGCGACATATTCGAACGCGCGGCGATCGGCGGCGCTCTCCTGATCGCGGTTGAAGGCGAAGAGGCCGCCGATCATCGATCCGGTCGTGGCGCGTGTATCGACGCCGGTATAGGCGCCGGCCAGGCCGAGCCACATGGCGAAATCGCTGGTGCTGCGCTGCGCCTTGAAGCCCGCGAGCGAGTGCCGCTCCTCGAAATGGCCGAACTCATGGCCCAGCACGGCGGCCAGCTCCGCCTCGTTGCGCACGCGCAGCAGCATGCCGGTGAAGACGTACATCGTGCCGTTCGGCGCCATCGCCGCGTTGAACTCTGCGGAACGCACCACGTACAGCCGCACCGCGCCGCAGCGGTCCGCCCCCACGGTGTCGCACAGCACCCGCCGCAGATAGGCGTTGAGTTCGGGATCGGCGATCACCGCGGGCGAATCGCGCAGGCTCCGCTCGCCCTCGTCCGCCTCGTTCCACAGGCCGCGCTCGTCCACGCCCTGCGGCTGGTAGGCGCCGGCATAGGGCGGCAGGGCGGCGAGCCGCGCCTTCGGCGCCGCCTCGGCCGCACCGGCAAGCGCGAGCGGCAGCGCGGCGAGCGCGATCAGGCGCGCAAGCGCGCGGCGCATCATCGCGCGGCCGTGCCGGCGGACGCCGGGATCGCGGCGGGGGCCGGGGTAGAACCGGGGAAGTCCTCCAGCAGCTGCGTCACGCGCTTGGCCGCCCCGTCCGCCTCGCGCACGTCTCCGCCCATCTGCCGATCCGCGTTGAGCCAGACGAGATCGCCGGTGCGCGCGTCCACCAGGCCGGCATAGCCGCTGTGGACGCCCGAGGTGATGCCGACGCCCAGCCCCGCGGCGAAGATCTGCGCCACCTTGCGCCCGGTGGAGCCGAACGCGTCCTGCGTGTCGAGGAACAGGATATAGTCCGCCCCGTCCGCACCGGGGATGTCGCGCACGCCCTCGCCCAGCGTCCAGTCGAACGCGGCGCCCTTGCGCTTCTTCGTCGGCAGGCGATTGCCGGGAAAGAACTGGAAGGTGATGACGGCATCGGCGACGGTGGCGAACAGCGCGCGATAGGATGCCAGGGTCGCCGCCGCCGGACCCACCGGCTCCTCAGCGACGACGATGCCGTGACCCAGCCGGGCCTGCGCGGTCGCCAGCGCGGTGACGATGTTGCGCTTGGCCTGATCGGTCCAGTCGGCATTCGGCTCGAACATGC encodes:
- a CDS encoding helix-turn-helix domain-containing protein, encoding MRIRPPKAATSIGLRYFEPAADLRALVSSYYVFRADMPRFADVMRADIGQLRFLLRGQGSYFLGGDPVPSPEVCLLGPSFAATRFEVAGPLLVFGIGLHPAGWAALVRDDASLHADRVSCAIERFGSMLADALDAMRAVHDARTMVGIADVVMRALKSRATEPPTNFTRVTDAWLTGATDPSVDALVAELGISARQVERLAKRIYGAPPKLLARKYRCLRAASLIGTSAVHWSDAAGDAFFDQSHFIRDFKRFTGLTPSQFQRDPPPVTRLTLQRRELSGEIASLARVS
- the ppc gene encoding phosphoenolpyruvate carboxylase; this translates as MSKSPIAQNPDIRYLGRQLGDVIRAYGGEALFRRIEYIRSTSVDRHRGIVAADAIDPGLEALTLDDTLAFVRGFMLFSMLANLAEDRQGVATEPGADLAAAVARLGKEGVGRDQVIALLERALVVPVLTAHPTEVRRKSMIDHRNHIAALMALKDQGHDETPDGEMVDDSIRRQIALLWQTRPLRRERLYVADEIETALAYMRDIFLPVIPALHGRWKRALGTRAPSFLRLGNWIGGDRDGNPNVNADTLRYALRRQSEVLLGHYLEMLHGLGAELSISTELSEVTPEVMALAEASHDPSAARRDEPYRRALSGMYARLAANYEAIAGRKPARPGAVAAEPYPGPEALRADLVEIGHAVKKGGGGALANGGAIGRLIRAVDTFGFHLATLDLRQNADVHERVVAELLKVAGVAPDYLSLDEEARVALLRASLADGRLLSIPYADYSDETTSEMAIVRAAAEAHARYGPQSITTYNISKAESVSDLLEVHVMLKEAGLFRPGTGDGAPTAAIMVVPLFETIGDLENAPKVMTDWFALPEGAAITRTRGHQEVMVGYSDSNKDGGYLTSVWSLHRASRALAPVFAKAGVAMQLFHGRGGAVGRGGGSSFAAIRAQPPGTVAGRIRITEQGEVIAAKYGTRESAIANLEAMASATLLASLEAPSLPQADFERYSVAMDAISQAAFTAYRDLVYGTEGFRTFFRQMTPIAEIATLKIGSRPASRTKSDRIEDLRAIPWVFSWAQARVMLPGWYGVGQALKGFADQALLREMLDAWPFLQATLANLEMVLAKSDMGIASHYVPLVEDQAMAQATFGRIRDGWQTTRDCLLSITRQTRLLEKSPSLDNSIRLRLPYIEPLNHLQIELLKRHRAGEEDERIREGIQLSINAIATALRNSG
- a CDS encoding M48 family metalloprotease produces the protein MRRALARLIALAALPLALAGAAEAAPKARLAALPPYAGAYQPQGVDERGLWNEADEGERSLRDSPAVIADPELNAYLRRVLCDTVGADRCGAVRLYVVRSAEFNAAMAPNGTMYVFTGMLLRVRNEAELAAVLGHEFGHFEERHSLAGFKAQRSTSDFAMWLGLAGAYTGVDTRATTGSMIGGLFAFNRDQESAADRRAFEYVAASRYRAGAAADVWARMMDEADATAAQRGQRSRRYDRVSFFASHPTNLERETTLRALAVKNGEGGEDAADAYATAMAQWRPLFLADQLKRNDFGGSEYLLHQLAADGWSPDLLFARAELYRMRGNPRDLVAAAGFYREAIAKGSAEPLAHKGLGLALIRSGQPGEGRAALAEYLKLKPDCEDAPMLRSLVQQQ